Proteins encoded together in one Paracoccus sp. SMMA_5_TC window:
- a CDS encoding dihydrolipoamide acetyltransferase family protein produces MGIYAIRMPDIGEGIAEAEISEWLVAPGDVLREDDPMVTVMTDKATVEIPSPVTGTVIWQAGGPGDVIAVGAELIRLEVDGAGNVAAAAPAAGVEPPPPASQAAASPAETPHPRPQPAPGPPPHPDQRPEPRPEPPRPAPGAPAPLPPLRAEGERPIAAPSVRARARAAGVDLRLVRGSGPAGRISHSDLDSFIASGGLPPLAGPRPDTTVQDIRVIGLRRRIAERMQAANQVPQITIVEEVDATALESLRLHMNANGKGERLTLLPFIARALVRALRDHPALNAHYDAEAGLIQRHGAVHLGIAAQTPGGLMVPVVRHAETLDLRATAAEIARVSAAAKDGSAKRDELAGSTITITSLGPLGAIATTPILNIPEVAIIGVNRLAVRPFWNGASFEPRKMMNLSCSFDHRVIDGWDAAVFVARLRELLETPALIFVEG; encoded by the coding sequence ATGGGGATATACGCGATCCGGATGCCCGATATCGGCGAAGGCATTGCCGAGGCCGAGATTTCCGAATGGCTCGTCGCGCCCGGCGATGTCCTGCGCGAGGATGATCCGATGGTGACGGTGATGACCGACAAGGCGACGGTGGAAATCCCCAGCCCGGTGACCGGCACGGTGATCTGGCAGGCCGGCGGGCCCGGCGATGTCATCGCCGTCGGCGCCGAGCTGATCCGGCTGGAGGTGGACGGCGCCGGCAATGTCGCGGCCGCAGCCCCTGCGGCCGGTGTCGAACCCCCGCCCCCCGCATCGCAGGCTGCCGCATCGCCGGCGGAAACCCCGCATCCCAGGCCGCAGCCGGCCCCGGGGCCGCCGCCGCATCCCGATCAGCGCCCCGAGCCGCGTCCCGAGCCGCCGCGGCCGGCACCCGGCGCGCCCGCCCCTCTGCCGCCGCTGCGGGCCGAGGGCGAGCGCCCGATCGCCGCGCCCTCGGTCCGGGCACGGGCACGGGCCGCCGGGGTCGATCTGCGGCTGGTGCGCGGCAGCGGCCCGGCCGGCCGCATCAGCCACAGCGATCTGGACAGCTTCATCGCCTCGGGCGGGCTGCCACCCTTGGCCGGGCCCCGCCCCGACACCACGGTTCAGGACATCCGGGTGATCGGCCTGCGCCGCCGCATCGCCGAACGGATGCAGGCGGCCAATCAGGTGCCGCAGATCACCATTGTCGAGGAGGTGGACGCCACCGCGCTGGAATCCCTGCGCCTGCACATGAACGCAAACGGCAAGGGCGAACGGCTGACGCTGCTGCCCTTCATCGCCCGGGCGCTGGTGCGCGCCCTGCGCGATCATCCGGCGCTGAACGCGCATTACGATGCCGAAGCCGGCCTGATCCAGCGCCATGGCGCCGTGCATCTGGGCATTGCCGCGCAGACACCCGGCGGGCTGATGGTGCCGGTGGTGCGCCATGCCGAAACCCTGGACCTGCGCGCCACCGCCGCCGAAATCGCCCGCGTCAGCGCCGCGGCCAAGGACGGCAGCGCCAAACGCGACGAACTGGCCGGATCGACCATCACCATCACCTCGCTTGGGCCGCTGGGCGCCATCGCCACCACGCCCATCCTGAACATCCCCGAGGTCGCCATCATCGGCGTCAACCGGCTGGCGGTGCGCCCGTTCTGGAACGGCGCCAGCTTCGAGCCGCGCAAGATGATGAACCTGTCGTGCAGTTTCGATCACCGGGTGATCGACGGCTGGGACGCGGCGGTGTTCGTCGCCCGCCTGCGCGAATTGCTGGAAACCCCGGCGCTGATCTTCGTGGAGGGCTGA